The following are encoded together in the Clostridium sp. BJN0013 genome:
- a CDS encoding baseplate J/gp47 family protein yields MAYFSPFVDQSGLNLTTYVDIRDNLIAMCKNIFGQDLYLGEDTQDYQWIATVVEKIYDTLLASQLSYNNRSPATAVSTGLDGIVKINGIKRKEATYSTCPARITGNPGSIITGAIAVDKGNIKWDLPSSIIIPESGVVEGLILTCELPGPIAASPGDIIQMFNPQYGWTGITNTDSAELGSYVETDAELRLRQQISTALPSLTVLDGIKGAIAGLTGVTRSEVYENDTNLVDSRGLPPHSITVVVEGGVDQEIGNAIYIKKTPGCYTNGTTEVQIIDSNNNLMWDAFNEPVIRRFYRPTYIDIDVTINVKALNSTYTTQNTADIKSTVELYLNSLKIGSDLSLSAIWGSALSSMSDLKNPAFSIVSVTAARHGQFQGTSDIDIAFNEVTRGNVNYITVNLS; encoded by the coding sequence ATGGCTTACTTTTCCCCTTTCGTTGATCAAAGCGGATTAAACCTCACGACCTATGTAGATATCAGAGATAACTTAATTGCTATGTGTAAAAATATCTTTGGCCAAGATCTTTATCTAGGCGAAGATACGCAGGATTATCAATGGATAGCAACAGTTGTGGAGAAAATCTATGATACTTTACTTGCGTCACAATTGAGTTATAACAATAGAAGCCCAGCCACAGCAGTAAGTACAGGATTAGATGGTATTGTAAAAATAAATGGAATAAAAAGAAAAGAAGCTACATATAGTACCTGCCCTGCAAGAATAACAGGGAACCCAGGATCTATAATAACAGGTGCTATTGCAGTAGATAAAGGTAACATCAAATGGGATTTGCCATCATCTATAATTATCCCAGAATCAGGGGTAGTTGAAGGACTAATATTAACATGCGAACTACCTGGACCTATTGCCGCTTCACCTGGAGATATAATTCAAATGTTCAATCCTCAATATGGCTGGACTGGAATAACAAATACAGATTCAGCAGAGTTGGGTTCATACGTGGAGACAGATGCAGAATTAAGGCTTAGGCAGCAAATAAGTACAGCATTACCTTCACTTACAGTACTAGATGGGATAAAAGGTGCTATAGCAGGACTTACAGGAGTAACAAGAAGTGAAGTATATGAAAATGATACCAATTTAGTTGATTCAAGAGGATTACCGCCTCATTCAATTACAGTGGTTGTAGAAGGTGGAGTAGATCAAGAAATAGGCAATGCTATTTATATTAAAAAAACTCCAGGATGCTATACCAACGGAACCACAGAAGTACAAATTATAGATTCAAATAATAATTTGATGTGGGATGCCTTTAACGAACCGGTGATACGTAGATTTTATAGACCCACATATATCGATATAGATGTAACTATAAATGTAAAAGCGTTAAATTCTACTTATACAACACAAAATACAGCAGATATAAAAAGCACAGTGGAATTATATTTAAATAGTTTAAAAATAGGGTCAGATCTTTCGTTATCAGCTATATGGGGTTCTGCTCTTTCTTCAATGTCGGATTTAAAAAATCCGGCTTTTTCTATTGTTTCTGTTACTGCGGCACGACATGGGCAATTCCAAGGCACTTCTGATATAGATATAGCTTTTAATGAGGTTACTAGAGGAAACGTGAATTATATAACTGTCAATTTAAGTTAG
- a CDS encoding DUF2612 domain-containing protein, translated as MAIDAYLNHITSQHRDKPKFIAWLTAFLNKVDDAYNCIKGFDNDFDIDYAIGNQLDILGQIIGVNRVLNFQPTEDFDPKLDDDTYRLVLKAKIGKNMWQGTLPEIYTIWSNMFPDLKLNIIDNQDMSMTAVIEGVIGQLKELLIANGYIIPKPSGVRINYVGKSAINFKTYSSMVVCGNTTTTIQMMQPKYPINFRTYQSMIVNGNVTNIIS; from the coding sequence ATGGCTATAGATGCTTATTTAAATCATATAACAAGTCAACATAGAGATAAACCTAAATTTATTGCATGGTTAACAGCTTTCTTAAATAAAGTTGATGATGCCTATAATTGCATAAAGGGTTTTGACAATGATTTTGATATAGATTACGCAATTGGAAATCAACTTGATATCTTAGGACAAATTATTGGCGTTAATAGAGTCCTTAATTTTCAACCTACGGAAGATTTTGATCCTAAATTAGATGATGATACTTATAGACTTGTCTTAAAGGCAAAAATAGGAAAAAACATGTGGCAAGGCACTCTGCCAGAAATTTATACAATATGGAGTAATATGTTTCCAGATCTAAAATTAAATATTATAGATAATCAAGATATGTCCATGACAGCAGTAATTGAAGGTGTCATAGGGCAACTAAAGGAACTTCTAATTGCTAATGGATATATAATCCCTAAGCCTTCAGGAGTTCGTATTAATTATGTAGGGAAATCGGCTATAAATTTTAAAACTTACTCTTCTATGGTTGTATGTGGAAATACAACTACTACTATTCAAATGATGCAGCCTAAATATCCTATAAACTTTAGAACATATCAAAGCATGATTGTAAATGGAAACGTGACAAACATAATATCTTAA
- a CDS encoding SGNH/GDSL hydrolase family protein, with protein MAIFNNMVITTKGEALYNKVQAGIPLNFTKMKIGSGQLAEGDNPETFTGLKNYKFDVSISSVTQNTQLQVAVISGTINNTNITEGQYICELGLFAEDPDEGEILYGYANAGTQGDYIAPNNKGAFAWNYQVNAAVGNATEVTAMVSSTTFDYAVASSSATFAIISGTNQKEINESIDTTLGLIQNTVNFEPGSHIATQDNTTSFIIDVPYNPGTDHVELFYLGNQRMEPNDNYTLTGTRVDLVDWSLKSGEKITYNVWKFVNNVPIMADGSNLQDNSVAIRSLTEDVQENVNQVPILMSQMADKAQDSDDNRTTTDKTVTGAINELNNNKVEKTDLDSTNAAVESKAPQTQVDSLQVQLNTLVLAAGSESESYAEIVQARNNEDTMNDRITKIETGERIEFTGSAIEYGYRKRIPLKWISGQTVSGTTGAITTSASNVRSEPIYIPYTDCFVLSSESVLRSIYFHKYPNINCNAAEYQGNSGFYLTSNGVSDSSITGKTVRTITPGYYIITGSIDLNTAAVKLYSGKSTIFDDINALISGIQSQITNGINGELLDSRKDTLGNTYTKVGDIIRTNSANTIELDAVLNIGYKAEIKPIWKAKGLREDTGAEVTDDANICTDFLSFPFVELMMTYNVKTVVKILKYTTSKVFVGMATNAYVYGDAGTPLKVTLEAGYLYRFKMNSSYDISQFHIYCGVSDIEKRIKLLETNPTKFSDWKDKKWISYGDSHVRSGNNLETGTWQQQVHDYFGFAEHLGCGVGGSPVQWTDTTFGWNDIQHPAGWCSWERIKAQMTMAAPDLIFIMGGSNSFSLNGVDAPEGDFTWSTANTTDEEWISDGNAGDFGLTTFKGALSSVIIKIQKLYPNAVIVLGTMPNARGSNVDGSYPNLTATVVNALGFTERDYANWMKETAEYWGVEFVDFYGKCQANVFNRANYSTDSVHFNTDLGKKAIGRVAIESLLSIMPYQS; from the coding sequence ATGGCTATATTTAATAACATGGTTATAACAACAAAAGGAGAAGCTTTATATAACAAAGTTCAAGCAGGAATACCATTAAATTTCACAAAAATGAAAATAGGTTCAGGGCAATTGGCAGAAGGCGATAATCCCGAAACTTTTACAGGTTTAAAAAATTATAAATTTGATGTTTCTATAAGTTCTGTAACTCAAAACACACAACTTCAAGTAGCTGTAATTTCAGGAACAATAAATAATACTAATATTACAGAAGGACAATATATATGCGAGCTAGGTTTATTTGCAGAAGATCCAGACGAGGGCGAGATTTTATATGGTTATGCAAACGCAGGCACACAAGGAGATTATATAGCCCCAAATAATAAAGGAGCTTTTGCTTGGAACTATCAAGTGAATGCGGCGGTAGGAAATGCTACAGAGGTTACAGCTATGGTATCAAGTACTACATTTGATTATGCTGTAGCAAGCTCAAGTGCAACCTTTGCAATAATAAGCGGAACAAATCAAAAAGAAATAAATGAAAGTATAGATACAACTTTGGGTTTAATACAAAACACAGTAAATTTTGAACCTGGAAGTCATATAGCTACACAAGATAATACTACAAGTTTTATTATAGATGTTCCATATAATCCGGGTACAGATCATGTGGAACTTTTTTATTTGGGTAATCAAAGAATGGAACCGAATGATAATTATACATTAACTGGAACAAGAGTTGATTTAGTAGACTGGTCTTTAAAAAGTGGAGAAAAAATTACTTATAACGTATGGAAATTTGTAAATAATGTTCCAATAATGGCAGATGGTTCAAACCTACAAGATAATAGCGTAGCTATAAGAAGCTTAACAGAAGATGTGCAAGAAAATGTAAATCAAGTGCCTATACTTATGTCGCAAATGGCAGATAAAGCGCAAGATAGTGACGATAATAGAACTACAACAGATAAGACTGTGACAGGTGCTATTAATGAGTTAAATAATAATAAAGTTGAAAAAACAGATCTGGATTCAACTAATGCAGCAGTTGAATCTAAAGCTCCTCAGACGCAAGTTGATTCATTACAAGTGCAATTGAATACTTTAGTATTAGCCGCTGGTTCAGAAAGTGAAAGCTATGCAGAGATTGTACAGGCAAGAAATAATGAGGATACAATGAATGACAGAATTACAAAGATTGAAACGGGCGAAAGAATAGAATTCACTGGTTCGGCTATAGAATATGGCTATAGAAAAAGGATTCCGCTAAAATGGATTAGTGGACAGACGGTAAGTGGCACAACTGGCGCAATTACAACTTCTGCTTCAAATGTTCGTTCAGAACCGATATATATACCATATACCGATTGTTTTGTACTCAGTTCTGAAAGTGTATTGCGTAGTATATATTTTCATAAGTACCCTAATATAAATTGTAACGCCGCAGAATATCAAGGTAATAGTGGTTTTTATCTAACAAGTAATGGAGTGAGTGACTCAAGTATAACAGGAAAAACAGTACGGACAATAACACCAGGATATTATATTATAACTGGTTCTATTGATTTAAATACAGCGGCAGTAAAATTGTATTCCGGAAAAAGCACGATTTTTGATGATATTAACGCTTTAATCTCAGGTATACAATCTCAGATTACAAATGGTATTAACGGAGAATTATTGGACTCAAGAAAAGATACATTAGGTAATACTTATACAAAAGTAGGGGATATAATAAGAACTAACTCAGCTAATACAATAGAACTTGATGCGGTTTTAAATATAGGTTATAAAGCTGAAATAAAACCTATATGGAAAGCAAAAGGTTTGCGTGAAGATACCGGAGCGGAAGTAACAGACGACGCAAATATATGCACCGACTTTTTATCATTTCCGTTCGTTGAACTTATGATGACTTACAATGTAAAAACAGTTGTAAAAATATTGAAATATACAACATCAAAGGTATTTGTTGGCATGGCAACAAACGCCTATGTGTATGGTGATGCTGGAACACCATTAAAAGTTACATTAGAAGCTGGGTATTTGTACCGTTTCAAGATGAACTCATCATACGATATTTCACAATTTCATATATATTGTGGCGTTTCTGATATAGAGAAAAGAATAAAATTACTTGAAACCAATCCAACAAAATTTTCCGATTGGAAAGATAAAAAATGGATATCCTATGGTGATTCTCATGTACGTTCTGGTAATAACTTAGAGACAGGTACATGGCAACAACAAGTACATGATTATTTTGGATTCGCGGAACATTTAGGTTGCGGTGTTGGAGGTTCACCTGTCCAATGGACAGATACTACTTTCGGGTGGAATGATATACAACACCCTGCGGGATGGTGCTCGTGGGAAAGGATAAAGGCGCAAATGACTATGGCTGCTCCTGATTTAATTTTTATTATGGGTGGGTCAAATAGTTTTTCGCTTAATGGTGTTGATGCTCCAGAAGGAGATTTTACATGGAGTACAGCAAATACTACTGATGAAGAATGGATTTCAGACGGAAATGCAGGGGATTTTGGTTTAACAACATTCAAAGGTGCTTTATCTTCTGTGATTATTAAAATTCAAAAATTATACCCCAATGCTGTAATTGTCTTAGGCACTATGCCTAACGCTAGAGGCTCAAATGTGGATGGTTCTTATCCAAATTTAACTGCTACAGTAGTAAATGCCTTAGGATTTACTGAGAGGGATTATGCAAACTGGATGAAAGAAACTGCTGAATACTGGGGCGTTGAATTTGTAGATTTTTACGGAAAATGCCAAGCTAATGTATTTAATAGGGCTAATTATTCAACCGATTCAGTGCATTTTAACACTGACTTAGGTAAAAAAGCAATTGGCAGGGTTGCAATTGAAAGTCTATTATCTATAATGCCTTATCAAAGTTAA
- a CDS encoding holin family protein, with protein sequence MGFTSSTLGALLTWCFGGWEMGIKVLVSCMVLDYITGLMCGCKEKHLNSSRGFNGLKKKFTILFVLILAVLLDRLLGQCWTFRTMVIYFYVAIEGISILENSIKLGVPVPKKLENALEQLKNK encoded by the coding sequence ATAGGGTTTACAAGTTCTACACTGGGGGCATTACTTACCTGGTGCTTTGGTGGGTGGGAAATGGGGATAAAAGTATTGGTGTCCTGCATGGTTTTAGACTATATTACAGGGCTTATGTGTGGATGTAAAGAAAAACATCTGAATAGCTCCAGGGGATTTAATGGCCTTAAAAAGAAATTTACAATACTGTTTGTTTTAATACTGGCGGTACTTTTAGACAGGCTCCTTGGGCAGTGCTGGACATTCCGTACTATGGTTATATATTTTTATGTGGCAATAGAGGGAATAAGTATATTAGAAAATTCGATTAAATTAGGTGTTCCAGTACCTAAAAAGTTGGAAAATGCACTGGAACAGTTGAAAAATAAATAG
- a CDS encoding N-acetylmuramoyl-L-alanine amidase produces the protein MVITYDFGHGCGQDRGASGYRNEEHDCREYGALAIKKLQSLGHTCYDCTPASSPALNLGQSLAYRVNKANSIGSQLHLCFHVNAFKTDVATGCEVEYASAAGQAYAERVSSEISTALGLTNRGAKLQSSLYVLRYTNMVAILIEPFFCDTKTDCDKYNAEKLATAIVKGITGIDTSTQTTQTTEPIIQTVPTYDETVPTGPNIWQIPGMNFYVEQRADGDMSIHLDRGNYLTLRKGGAPEVYWNNNQGAGGSKRLF, from the coding sequence ATGGTAATCACTTATGATTTTGGGCATGGATGTGGTCAGGACAGAGGGGCTTCTGGATACCGTAATGAGGAACATGACTGTAGGGAATATGGAGCATTGGCCATAAAGAAATTACAGTCTCTAGGACATACTTGTTATGATTGTACACCAGCATCTAGTCCAGCCTTAAATTTAGGACAATCACTGGCCTATAGGGTGAACAAAGCTAACTCTATAGGTTCACAGTTACATTTATGTTTTCATGTCAACGCCTTTAAAACAGATGTGGCTACAGGCTGTGAGGTAGAATATGCCAGTGCCGCAGGACAGGCTTATGCAGAAAGGGTATCATCTGAAATTTCTACAGCTTTGGGATTAACCAATAGAGGTGCAAAATTACAAAGTAGCTTATACGTACTTAGATATACGAATATGGTTGCAATCTTGATTGAACCTTTCTTTTGCGACACCAAGACAGACTGCGACAAATACAACGCTGAAAAACTGGCAACAGCTATTGTAAAAGGAATCACTGGAATAGATACATCTACACAAACTACACAGACTACTGAACCAATAATACAAACAGTGCCAACCTATGATGAAACTGTACCTACAGGGCCAAATATTTGGCAGATACCAGGGATGAACTTCTATGTAGAACAAAGAGCAGATGGTGATATGTCTATTCACCTAGATAGAGGAAATTATTTAACACTAAGAAAAGGTGGAGCACCAGAGGTATATTGGAATAACAACCAGGGAGCTGGTGGATCTAAGAGATTATTTTAA
- a CDS encoding site-specific DNA-methyltransferase — MQDYMTLIHGECLNEMDKLIEQKVKVNLVLTDEPYGTTECKWDEVIPFHEMWPRINNLKRDIHTPVILFGREPFTSKLINSNMKEYKHKWIWNKKQSGSPQNAKYMPLQIDEDIIVFAKSRVNYYPVMRKGKMRKKGGCKKPIQTMGEFKRLDFSRYSDLYYPTNIIEIYNPRIGKVHPTQKPVELMEYLIKTYTKEGDLILDFAMGSGSTGVACKNLNRQFIGIEKEKKYYDIAVKRIKLLGGI, encoded by the coding sequence ATGCAAGATTATATGACATTAATACATGGTGAATGTTTGAACGAAATGGATAAATTGATAGAGCAAAAAGTTAAAGTAAATTTAGTCTTAACAGACGAGCCTTATGGGACAACTGAATGTAAGTGGGATGAAGTAATTCCTTTTCATGAAATGTGGCCCAGGATAAATAATCTTAAAAGAGATATACACACACCTGTAATTTTATTTGGCAGAGAACCATTTACCAGCAAGCTTATTAATAGCAACATGAAAGAATATAAACATAAATGGATATGGAATAAAAAGCAGAGTGGGAGTCCTCAAAATGCAAAATATATGCCACTACAAATAGATGAGGATATCATTGTTTTTGCTAAAAGCAGGGTAAATTATTATCCTGTAATGAGAAAAGGCAAAATGCGAAAAAAGGGAGGATGTAAAAAGCCTATACAGACTATGGGAGAATTTAAAAGGTTAGATTTCTCAAGATATAGCGATCTATATTATCCTACAAATATAATTGAAATTTATAATCCACGAATTGGAAAAGTCCATCCTACTCAAAAACCAGTGGAATTGATGGAATATTTAATAAAAACATATACCAAAGAAGGAGATCTGATATTGGATTTTGCTATGGGAAGTGGAAGTACAGGAGTTGCGTGTAAGAATTTAAATAGGCAATTTATAGGTATAGAGAAAGAAAAGAAATATTACGACATTGCAGTTAAAAGAATAAAATTATTAGGAGGTATATAA
- a CDS encoding very short patch repair endonuclease, with translation MDKITKQQRRKIMQSIKSKDTKSEIIMRKELWKLGHRNYRKNYDKIIGKPDIVFPKLKIAIFIDSEFFHGYNWEEKKNKIGTNRDYWIPKIERNIRRDENVNRELSSKGWTILRFWDKDVKKNLQDCINKIEDTINKSSSKK, from the coding sequence ATGGATAAAATAACCAAACAACAGCGCAGAAAAATAATGCAATCAATAAAAAGTAAAGACACAAAATCAGAAATAATTATGCGGAAAGAATTATGGAAACTCGGTCACAGGAATTATCGGAAAAACTATGATAAAATTATTGGAAAACCGGACATAGTTTTTCCGAAACTAAAAATTGCAATATTTATAGATTCGGAATTTTTCCATGGATACAATTGGGAAGAGAAGAAAAACAAAATTGGTACAAACAGGGATTATTGGATACCTAAAATTGAGAGGAACATACGAAGGGATGAAAATGTAAACAGAGAACTTTCAAGTAAAGGTTGGACGATCCTTCGCTTTTGGGATAAAGATGTGAAAAAAAACCTTCAGGATTGCATAAATAAAATTGAAGATACTATAAATAAATCATCTTCAAAAAAATAA
- a CDS encoding DNA cytosine methyltransferase: MSVIDINEMLTTKHFSAVSLFAGAGGLDLGFENRGFNIIWANDIDEDACKTHRIWSNAKVVQGDIGRIDFEDIPRSDIVLGGFPCQGFSLAGPRKIDDKRNKLYRYFVKLVGANHPYAFVAENVKGILTLGGGNVIEAIIEDFSQKGYTVYPKLVNAADYNVPQDRWRVIMVGFRKDLNVSSFEMPKPNEYKVKLIDALKNIHNPNYKDICHASYSSRFMSRNRKRGWNQVSYTIPAMAKQVPLHPSSPDMVKIGEDKWRFGNNGKTRRLSWQECAAIQTFPPNMEFAGNLTSKYKQIGNAVPVKLAEAIASSIFDVLNACVHLEGAQEVLGVK, encoded by the coding sequence ATGTCAGTTATAGATATAAATGAAATGCTTACCACAAAACATTTTTCAGCGGTATCATTATTTGCGGGTGCAGGTGGGCTGGATTTAGGTTTTGAAAACCGAGGGTTTAATATAATTTGGGCTAATGATATAGACGAAGATGCTTGTAAAACGCACCGTATTTGGTCAAACGCTAAAGTTGTTCAAGGCGATATTGGTAGAATTGACTTTGAGGATATCCCTAGGTCAGACATAGTGTTGGGAGGATTCCCATGCCAAGGTTTTTCATTAGCAGGTCCAAGGAAAATTGACGACAAAAGGAATAAGCTTTATAGGTATTTTGTTAAGCTAGTAGGGGCTAATCACCCATATGCTTTTGTTGCAGAGAACGTAAAGGGTATTTTAACTTTAGGCGGTGGAAATGTGATAGAAGCAATAATAGAAGATTTTTCACAAAAAGGTTATACTGTATACCCAAAGCTTGTTAATGCAGCTGATTATAACGTCCCACAAGACAGGTGGAGAGTAATTATGGTTGGATTTAGGAAAGACCTTAATGTTAGCAGTTTTGAAATGCCGAAACCTAATGAGTATAAGGTGAAACTTATAGATGCGCTGAAAAATATACATAACCCTAATTATAAAGATATTTGCCATGCTTCGTATTCATCTAGATTCATGAGCCGTAATAGAAAACGTGGCTGGAACCAAGTTAGTTATACTATACCAGCAATGGCTAAGCAAGTGCCATTGCACCCATCAAGCCCGGATATGGTTAAGATAGGGGAAGATAAATGGAGGTTTGGAAATAATGGTAAAACAAGGCGTTTAAGTTGGCAAGAATGTGCAGCTATACAAACGTTCCCACCTAACATGGAATTTGCAGGTAACCTTACAAGCAAATATAAACAAATTGGCAATGCTGTACCTGTTAAACTTGCTGAGGCAATAGCATCTAGTATTTTTGATGTATTGAATGCATGTGTACACCTTGAAGGAGCGCAAGAAGTATTGGGGGTAAAATAA
- a CDS encoding HaeIII family restriction endonuclease produces the protein MAIQSKNGKGFEYACLNAFEEYLKGKNNIVLIENNEAVEIARKDYYKLLPTLRAKMDKAAQAAARVISRLEPRLQNPINEDNLYLTLQSDKKGIEGDVRDLIAIRKKDDWEIGISCKHNHSAVKHSRLSRTLDFGSKWLGIPCSSKYFNEILPIFDRLNELKRQGKEWKEILNKDVGIYMPVLNAFMKELKRLEQENPNIVPQKFLSYLLGNRDFYKVISIDNKKLTQIVVFSMYGTLNKSSGEIKPQVKIPQLILPAKFYDISYKNNSKNTIIATCDNGWSVSMRIHNAKSLVEPSLKFDVNLVGIPQTLYTQSEPWQ, from the coding sequence ATGGCAATCCAATCTAAAAACGGGAAAGGGTTTGAATATGCTTGTTTAAATGCTTTTGAAGAATATTTAAAAGGCAAAAATAATATTGTATTAATAGAAAATAATGAAGCTGTAGAAATAGCACGGAAAGATTATTATAAACTGTTACCTACACTGCGGGCTAAAATGGATAAGGCGGCACAGGCTGCAGCCCGCGTTATATCGCGATTGGAACCAAGGCTCCAGAACCCGATAAACGAGGACAATCTATACCTTACCCTTCAATCGGATAAAAAGGGAATAGAGGGAGATGTACGAGATCTTATTGCTATAAGGAAAAAGGATGATTGGGAAATAGGGATTAGCTGTAAGCATAACCATTCTGCAGTAAAGCATTCAAGGCTTTCAAGAACTTTGGATTTTGGTAGTAAATGGCTAGGTATACCATGTTCAAGTAAATACTTTAATGAAATTTTACCAATATTTGATAGATTAAATGAATTAAAAAGACAGGGAAAGGAATGGAAGGAAATATTAAATAAAGACGTGGGAATATATATGCCTGTATTAAATGCATTTATGAAAGAATTGAAAAGGCTTGAACAAGAGAACCCTAATATTGTGCCACAGAAATTTTTAAGCTATTTATTAGGCAATAGGGATTTTTATAAAGTTATAAGCATTGATAATAAAAAATTAACTCAAATTGTAGTATTTTCTATGTATGGCACTTTAAACAAAAGCTCAGGGGAAATTAAACCGCAAGTAAAAATACCACAATTGATTTTACCAGCAAAATTTTATGATATTAGCTATAAAAATAACTCTAAAAATACAATAATAGCTACGTGTGATAATGGCTGGTCAGTATCAATGAGGATACATAATGCAAAATCATTGGTAGAACCGAGCCTTAAATTTGACGTCAATTTGGTTGGAATACCACAAACACTATATACTCAGTCTGAACCATGGCAGTAA
- a CDS encoding helix-turn-helix domain-containing protein, with protein MDNNILNVEQAVEFLGVSEKTLIKLLREEHIPARKIGREWRFSKEALIRWLSSGDSCNYINKAEIYQISVDESGKCEQLLDNICSHLSSLKSTNNIKLILKKLDKDVNIPEDVSLRMSYKQQRDIEKLEFKIYWPQREECKIDINQK; from the coding sequence ATGGATAATAATATATTAAATGTTGAACAAGCAGTAGAGTTCTTAGGTGTAAGTGAAAAAACACTAATAAAATTACTTAGGGAAGAACATATACCGGCCAGAAAGATAGGTAGAGAATGGAGGTTTAGTAAAGAGGCTTTAATAAGATGGTTGTCTTCTGGTGATTCATGCAATTATATTAATAAAGCTGAGATCTATCAGATTTCTGTAGATGAATCTGGTAAGTGTGAGCAACTATTAGACAATATTTGCTCACACTTATCAAGTCTAAAAAGTACTAATAATATCAAACTTATTTTAAAAAAACTTGATAAGGATGTAAATATTCCTGAAGATGTGAGTTTAAGGATGAGTTATAAACAACAAAGAGATATTGAAAAGCTTGAATTTAAGATATACTGGCCTCAGAGAGAGGAGTGTAAAATTGATATAAATCAAAAATAG
- a CDS encoding MFS transporter, translating into MYINNEKNKKVLGLERNIFFIGITSFLMDTTTKMIYSIMPLFLMSIGASKTEVSLIEGIAESTASVLKAVSGWWSDKIGKNKPFMIIGYGFTAILSPLFSIVTSPFQVLVIRFSERVGKGIRTAPRDSLVAGSSSNSEKGKNFGFHKAMDNSGAIVGPLLTFIILSAFPSDYRKIFIFSALPGILGLLTIIFFVKEAKKSKDALPKKITLKDFSYKYYMFLGIAFIFTLGNSTDALLLVKANDVGIKALFIPMVYLIFNSVSVIFAVPMGILSDKFGRERLIIFGYLLYSVIYFSFGRTTNKILVILLFALYGLYSAATDGVQKALVSDLIDENKRGTGLGIYNSLIGITLLPASLIAGILYDKVNNSAPFYLGAAMALIATILMSLFYKRFGKMSQI; encoded by the coding sequence GTGTATATTAATAATGAAAAAAATAAGAAAGTTTTAGGACTTGAACGCAACATCTTTTTTATTGGTATAACTAGTTTTTTAATGGATACAACAACGAAAATGATATACTCTATTATGCCCCTATTTTTAATGTCTATAGGTGCATCAAAAACAGAGGTATCTCTTATTGAAGGAATTGCAGAGAGTACAGCTTCAGTTCTTAAAGCTGTATCAGGCTGGTGGAGTGATAAAATTGGCAAAAATAAACCTTTTATGATTATTGGGTATGGCTTTACAGCTATTTTGTCTCCATTGTTTTCAATAGTAACTTCGCCTTTTCAGGTGCTAGTTATCAGATTTAGCGAAAGGGTTGGAAAGGGAATAAGGACTGCTCCAAGAGATAGTCTTGTAGCTGGCTCATCAAGTAATAGTGAAAAAGGAAAAAATTTTGGATTTCACAAAGCTATGGACAATAGTGGAGCGATAGTAGGACCTCTACTTACTTTTATAATTTTATCAGCATTTCCTAGTGATTATCGGAAAATATTTATATTTTCAGCTTTACCTGGGATACTTGGATTACTTACTATAATTTTCTTTGTAAAAGAGGCTAAAAAAAGTAAAGACGCTCTTCCTAAAAAGATTACCCTTAAGGACTTTTCATATAAATATTATATGTTTCTAGGCATTGCTTTTATATTTACCCTAGGTAACTCAACCGATGCCTTGTTGCTAGTAAAGGCTAATGACGTTGGTATAAAAGCTTTATTTATACCAATGGTATACTTGATATTTAACTCAGTATCAGTAATATTTGCTGTTCCTATGGGGATTCTCTCTGATAAATTTGGTAGAGAAAGACTTATTATCTTTGGATATTTACTTTATTCTGTAATATACTTCAGTTTTGGAAGAACAACTAATAAAATCCTGGTAATTTTGCTATTTGCATTATATGGACTTTACAGTGCAGCAACAGATGGAGTACAAAAGGCACTAGTCTCAGACCTTATTGATGAAAATAAGAGGGGAACAGGACTGGGAATATATAATTCATTAATAGGGATAACCTTACTCCCTGCAAGTCTTATAGCTGGTATATTATATGACAAGGTTAATAATAGTGCCCCTTTTTATTTAGGTGCAGCAATGGCTTTAATTGCTACAATACTAATGTCCTTATTTTATAAGAGATTTGGCAAGATGAGTCAAATATAA